CAACCTCGAGCCGCATCCGGACTGCATCGTAGGCGACCCCGAGGATCTTGTGCATATCGACTGGTCGGAATACTGGCATGTCGAGGATCAGGAGCCCGAGTAGGGCGCCTTGTCGATCGTAGGTGCTCGGCTCTGGCACGATGGTCGGTTGTGGACTCGTGCGGCTGGCCCTCACCCTGTCCGCGCCCTGGACGGGCGCGGACGGTCCCTCTCCCGTGCTGACGCACAGGAGAGGGGGTGCCGGCACTGAGGTTGAGGGGAGCGATGTGGCGAGCGGTCCGGGGGGGGAACGAACTGGCAGGCGATGGCGTTCGTCAGCCACGGTGGCGAAAGCGGCGCAGCGATTGCGCCAGACTTCAACAGCGTCCGAGTCCGCCATGTGGGAATCGCTGCGTGATCGGCGTCTGGGTGGACTGAAGTTTCGCCGTCAACACGCGGTCAGCCGGTTCGTGGTCGACTTCTACTGCGCGACGGCGAAACTTGTCGTCGAGCTGGACGGAGCCGTCCATGACACGTCCGAGCAGGCAGGCCGCGACGCCGAACGGACCGACGTGTTGAATCGCCTCGGACTGACCGTCCTTCGCTTCCCCAACGAAGAAGTGGCCAACAACCTCCCCGCCGTCCTAACCCGAATCCTCACCGCTGCCACATCCCCCCGCCCCCCATCCAACTCCCCCTCTCCTGTGCGTCAGCACGGGAGAGGGGGGCAGGGGGGTGAGGGCCTCCCCCAATCCCCCTCCCACACCGCCTGAACCGTTATCCCCCCCTCACTCCCCCCCCAACCACCCCCACCCCCCCCCCCAACACCCCCGCCCCCACCGCAAACACCGCCCCCACCCCCCAC
Above is a window of Candidatus Avedoeria danica DNA encoding:
- a CDS encoding DUF559 domain-containing protein; this translates as MVGCGLVRLALTLSAPWTGADGPSPVLTHRRGGAGTEVEGSDVASGPGGERTGRRWRSSATVAKAAQRLRQTSTASESAMWESLRDRRLGGLKFRRQHAVSRFVVDFYCATAKLVVELDGAVHDTSEQAGRDAERTDVLNRLGLTVLRFPNEEVANNLPAVLTRILTAATSPRPPSNSPSPVRQHGRGGQGGEGLPQSPSHTA